From a single Rutidosis leptorrhynchoides isolate AG116_Rl617_1_P2 chromosome 5, CSIRO_AGI_Rlap_v1, whole genome shotgun sequence genomic region:
- the LOC139847198 gene encoding probable serine/threonine-protein kinase At1g54610 has protein sequence MGGICVKPSGGSPWEIRSSKFSSDSRVSRSRRAESFRVKNRTEVRTGSIDRRLNSSRRVGDDNDHFEKIHREGSRIILSNSLSIGSIPKSIQGEQVVAGWPSWLADVAGEAINGWLPRRADTFEKLDKIGQGTYSNVYKARDLTNDKIVALKRVRFDNKDSESVIFMAREIVILRRLNHPNIIKLEGLITSRTSCSLYLVFEYMEHDLTGLISLPGVKFTEQQVKCYMKQLLSGLDHCHSNGVLHRDIKGSNLLIDNCGNLKIADFGLANFFNRGRSVQLTSRVVTLWYRPPELLLGATRYGVAVDMWSAGCILGELYAGKPIMPGRTEVEQLHRIFKLCGSPTESYWMKSKLPHSTVFKPAEPYKRRIAEVFKEFPSPAIALMEKLLAIDPEQRGTAALALKSELFTTEPCACDPSSLPKYPPSKEIDAKMRDDEAKKKRAARMTGQEFDKESRRPKETRAVPAPDANAELVTSMQRRRDHRSSHSRSEFFNKQDDASSFPIDQPTTQKTSKDDVKSVKRSPLKGGYSGPLTAGSEWTQVRKKYSEMSYDKDDVPASKQTKYQVGRSSESTEEYVRTRTHERRDVPRNIGGPFRTVSGRDSNKEPVLNGQGYMGNKIQFSGPLASSNVDQMLKDHDRHIQEAARRARLEKTRVR, from the exons ATGGGTGGGATTTGTGTTAAGCCTTCTGGTGGTAGTCCATGGGAGATTAGGTCTAGTAAGTTTTCATCGGACTCGCGTGTTTCGCGATCGAGAAGGGCCGAAAGTTTTAGGGTTAAAAATCGAACCGAAGTTAGAACGGGTTCGATTGATAGGAGATTGAATTCGTCTAGACGTGTAGGTGATGATAATGATCATTTCGAAAAGATCCATAGAGAAGGTTCTAGAATCATTCTATCGAATAGTTTGAGTATTGGTAGTATACCGAAATCTATACAAGGGGAGCAAGTTGTTGCAGGTTGGCCTTCGTGGCTTGCTGATGTCGCCGGTGAAGCGATTAATGGATGGTTACCTCGCCGTGCAGATACGTTTGAAAAATTAGATaag ATTGGTCAAGGAACGTATAGCAATGTATATAAAGCTCGTGATCTCACGAACGATAAAATTGTTGCGTTGAAAAGAGTGCGATTTGATAATAAGGATAGCGAAAGCGTTATTTTTATGGCAAGGGAAATAGTTATTTTGAGAAGGCTTAATCATCCAAATATTATTAAACTGGAAGGATTAATTACCTCAAGGACTTCATGTAGTTTATACCTTGTTTTTGAGTATATGGAACATGATTTAACTGGACTTATATCACTACCTGGGGTTAAGTTTACAGAACAACAG GTGAAATGTTACATGAAGCAGCTGTTAAGTGGACTTGATCATTGTCACAGTAATGGTGTATTGCATAGGGACATAAAGGGGTCAAATCTTTTGATTGATAATTGTGGAAATTTAAAAATTGCAGATTTTGGTCTGGCGAATTTTTTTAACCGTGGTCGAAGTGTGCAATTGACGAGTCGGGTTGTGACACTTTGGTATCGACCACCGGAACTTTTACTCGGAGCAACTCGATACGGAGTTGCTGTCGATATGTGGAGTGCGGGTTGCATTCTCGGAGAATTATATGCCGGCAAACCTATCATGCCTGGTCGAACGGAG GTTGAGCAACTGCATAGAATATTTAAGCTTTGTGGCTCACCAACCGAAAGTTATTGGATGAAATCAAAATTACCCCACTCCACGGTGTTTAAACCGGCCGAGCCTTATAAACGACGAATTGCGGAAGTTTTTAAAGAATTCCCGTCACCTGCTATTGCCCTTATGGAGAAATTGCTTGCGATAGATCCCGAACAAAGGGGAACCGCAGCGCTAGCTCTCAAGAGTGAG TTATTTACGACCGAACCATGTGCTTGTGATCCTTCAAGTTTGCCAAAATATCCCCCGAGCAAAGAGATTGATGCGAAAATGAGAGACGATGAAGCAAAAAA AAAAAGAGCAGCGAGAATGACGGGTCAAGAGTTTGACAAAGAAAGCAGGAGACCGAAAGAAACTCGTGCAGTGCCAGCTCCCGATGCTAATGCCGAGTTGGTCACATCAATGCAG AGAAGGCGAGACCATCGAAGTTCACACAGTAGAAGTGAGTTTTTCAATAAGCAAGACGATGCTTCCAGTTTTCCTATTGACCAACCTACGACGCAAAAAACTTCAAAAGACGATGTCAAAAGTGTCAAACGTTCTCCTTTGAAGGGAGGTTATTCAGGCCCATTAACGGCAGGTAGTGAATGGACACAAGTGCGGAAGAAATACAGTGAGATGTCGTATGATAAAGATGACGTTCCTGCATCCAAACAAACAAAATATCAAGTTGGTAGGTCGTCCGAATCAACTGAAGAATATGTGCGTACAAGAACGCATGAGCGGAGGGATGTTCCTCGAAACATCGGTGGACCTTTCCGTACAGTAAGCGGAAGAGATAGTAACAAGGAACCAGTTTTG AATGGTCAAGGATACATGGGAAACAAGATCCAGTTCTCGGGCCCCTTGGCTTCATCGAATGTGGATCAGATGCTAAAAGATCATGATCGGCATATTCAAGAAGCTGCAAGGAGAGCGCGTCTTGAGAAGACGAGGGTTCGATGA